From one Halothece sp. PCC 7418 genomic stretch:
- the psbP gene encoding photosystem II reaction center PsbP, whose amino-acid sequence MFRATLALIFLIANLTLFGCSSATGGLQGYTNSTEGYQFLYPNGWQEVKVDNNTAGVDVVFRDLVEQSENVSVVINQVGEDRKLQDLGTPSDVGQRLKNTIAPPNSDRKGELLRADELEKDGQTYYLLEYQVTFPDQRQRHNVASVAVSRGKLFTLSVSTPQNRWESLSERFNAIADSFEVY is encoded by the coding sequence ATGTTCAGAGCAACCCTTGCCCTTATTTTTTTAATTGCTAATCTTACCCTCTTTGGTTGTAGTAGTGCCACAGGTGGACTACAAGGCTATACAAACAGCACTGAAGGCTATCAGTTTCTTTATCCCAACGGTTGGCAAGAAGTGAAAGTGGATAATAACACCGCAGGTGTTGATGTTGTCTTTAGGGATTTAGTGGAACAATCAGAAAATGTCAGTGTTGTCATTAATCAAGTTGGGGAAGACAGAAAACTGCAAGATTTGGGAACACCATCAGATGTCGGTCAACGCCTCAAAAATACGATCGCGCCCCCGAATTCTGACCGCAAAGGGGAACTGCTTCGCGCTGATGAATTAGAGAAAGACGGACAAACCTACTATCTTTTAGAATATCAAGTAACCTTCCCAGACCAACGACAACGACATAATGTAGCAAGTGTCGCCGTCAGTCGCGGTAAACTCTTTACCTTAAGCGTTTCTACCCCGCAAAATCGTTGGGAAAGCCTTTCTGAAAGGTTTAACGCGATCGCTGATTCCTTTGAAGTGTATTAA
- a CDS encoding EAL domain-containing protein, which translates to MSPNNLFPIIQPKMLETLETNIQLNLLERAINASTNGIIITDAQQEDDPIIYVNEAFENMTGYAFNEVAGHNCRFLHGHHCQQEDLSKIRQALQEGKECCAVLKNYRKDGSEFWNELYIAPVHNAQNQITHHIGVQTDVTHRKQAENILQESETQFRQTFECAPIGMALVRIEGRFLDVNPALCEMLGYTKTELMRRTLLEMSHPDDFAEGKFLYRRCLQGEIQTFQLEKRYLTKDGSTIYALTRATLIRDENQIPLHYVVQILDLSCALSQHPVPETTLATKQVTPAKALPNYFHYDGLTGLPTRILFEEYLEEALWHQPQQGAVFFLDLDRFQIINESFGHGAGDQLLIAISDRLEELLQKDDFMARSGGDEFAIFVKDVNTLSQARQIAKTLQEKLTSPFTINTSEGKITTSDHFITTTIGLTLTSGHYSQEKGRNLLQNAEIALGRAKKKGKATVEVFDQTLGEKVWRQSRLETDLKKAISRQELYVQYQPIMNLVTGRLDGFEALVRWQHPELGFVSPGEFIPIAEETGLVIPIGYWVLDQACQQLQEWQQRFPECQDLTISVNLSGLQIKDPGLVQKVKGILEKTGLVGNQLKLELTETALIENVDLASQQLQQLKRLKIQLSIDDFGTGYSSLSYLQQFPVDVLKIDRSFVSAMTPDNHNLKIVQAVISLAHALDLEVIGEGVETGYQKDQLKSLGCEYGQGYYYAKPLGAVQATQVVQEDVGQ; encoded by the coding sequence GTGAGTCCTAACAATTTATTTCCAATCATCCAACCGAAAATGCTAGAGACGCTAGAAACGAATATCCAATTAAATTTGTTAGAGCGGGCGATTAATGCCAGCACAAATGGGATAATTATTACAGATGCCCAACAAGAAGACGACCCGATTATTTATGTCAATGAAGCATTTGAAAACATGACAGGGTACGCTTTTAATGAGGTGGCAGGTCACAATTGTCGCTTTTTGCATGGTCATCATTGTCAGCAAGAGGACTTAAGCAAAATTAGACAAGCCTTGCAGGAAGGGAAAGAGTGTTGTGCTGTACTTAAAAACTATCGCAAAGATGGAAGTGAGTTTTGGAACGAACTTTATATTGCCCCTGTCCACAATGCCCAAAATCAGATCACTCATCATATTGGAGTACAAACTGATGTGACGCATCGCAAACAGGCGGAAAATATATTGCAGGAGAGTGAAACTCAGTTTCGCCAAACTTTTGAATGCGCCCCTATTGGTATGGCTCTCGTTAGGATTGAGGGGCGGTTTTTAGATGTGAATCCAGCGTTGTGTGAGATGCTGGGCTACACCAAAACCGAATTAATGAGGCGAACCCTTCTGGAAATGAGCCATCCTGATGATTTCGCAGAAGGGAAATTTCTCTATCGTCGCTGTTTACAAGGAGAAATTCAGACCTTTCAGCTAGAAAAACGTTATCTGACTAAAGATGGCAGTACAATCTATGCTTTAACGAGAGCGACATTAATCCGAGATGAAAATCAGATTCCTCTCCACTATGTTGTACAAATTCTCGATTTAAGTTGCGCTTTAAGTCAACATCCCGTTCCCGAAACGACTCTAGCCACAAAACAGGTGACTCCTGCCAAAGCATTACCCAATTACTTTCACTATGATGGTTTGACGGGATTGCCTACTCGCATTCTCTTTGAGGAGTATTTGGAAGAAGCCCTCTGGCATCAACCACAGCAGGGTGCAGTCTTTTTTCTGGACTTAGATCGCTTTCAAATTATTAATGAAAGTTTTGGACATGGTGCGGGCGATCAATTATTAATAGCAATTAGTGATCGCCTAGAAGAATTGTTGCAAAAAGATGATTTCATGGCGCGATCGGGAGGCGACGAATTTGCTATTTTTGTTAAGGATGTGAACACCTTATCACAAGCGAGACAAATTGCTAAAACTCTGCAAGAAAAGTTAACTTCTCCCTTCACGATTAATACGTCCGAAGGCAAAATTACGACCAGTGATCACTTTATCACGACAACGATTGGTCTTACCCTTACAAGCGGTCATTACAGTCAAGAAAAAGGGCGTAACCTCTTGCAAAATGCAGAAATTGCTCTAGGACGAGCTAAGAAAAAAGGAAAAGCAACGGTTGAAGTCTTTGACCAGACTCTTGGTGAAAAGGTTTGGCGACAATCTCGTTTAGAAACGGATTTGAAAAAAGCCATTTCCCGACAAGAATTATACGTGCAATATCAACCGATTATGAATCTTGTGACGGGGCGACTGGATGGGTTTGAAGCGTTAGTGCGTTGGCAACATCCAGAGTTAGGCTTTGTTTCTCCAGGAGAGTTTATTCCCATTGCGGAAGAAACAGGGTTAGTGATTCCCATTGGTTACTGGGTTTTAGATCAAGCCTGTCAGCAATTACAAGAATGGCAGCAGCGTTTCCCTGAGTGTCAAGATTTAACGATCAGTGTCAACTTATCAGGGCTACAAATTAAAGATCCAGGATTAGTACAAAAAGTAAAAGGGATTTTAGAAAAAACGGGTTTAGTAGGGAATCAGCTTAAGTTAGAGTTAACGGAAACGGCTTTAATTGAAAATGTGGATTTAGCAAGTCAACAATTGCAACAACTGAAAAGGCTTAAGATTCAGTTGAGTATTGATGATTTTGGGACGGGTTACTCGTCTCTCAGTTATCTCCAACAGTTTCCTGTGGATGTGTTGAAAATTGATCGGTCTTTTGTTTCAGCAATGACACCCGATAATCATAACTTGAAAATTGTGCAAGCTGTGATTTCTCTGGCTCATGCTTTAGATTTAGAAGTGATTGGGGAAGGAGTAGAAACGGGGTATCAAAAAGACCAATTAAAGTCTTTAGGTTGCGAATATGGACAGGGTTATTATTATGCCAAGCCTTTGGGGGCAGTGCAAGCGACGCAAGTCGTTCAAGAAGACGTTGGTCAATAG
- a CDS encoding nucleoside triphosphate pyrophosphatase: MQLVLASASPARLRLLRRAGVEPVVCKSGFDESQVQVTEPSQLVTELATAKAKMVAQQYQDSLILGCDSVLVVDGEIYGKPENETLAIALWQKMRGKTGELYTGHTLIDQKQDKISVRYGLTNVHLSWISDRAITDYVATGEPLHCAGGFALEGRGGLFVDKLEGCHSNVIGLSLPLFREMLAEFGYTISDFWKP; the protein is encoded by the coding sequence ATGCAGTTGGTTCTTGCATCCGCTTCCCCCGCCCGTTTACGCCTTCTTCGTCGTGCTGGTGTTGAGCCAGTAGTTTGCAAAAGTGGCTTTGATGAATCACAAGTGCAAGTGACAGAACCCAGTCAATTAGTCACTGAACTTGCCACCGCGAAAGCGAAGATGGTTGCTCAACAGTATCAAGACAGCTTGATTTTAGGCTGTGATTCCGTGCTGGTAGTGGATGGGGAAATTTATGGTAAACCAGAAAATGAGACTCTCGCGATCGCGCTGTGGCAAAAAATGCGGGGAAAGACAGGAGAACTTTACACAGGTCATACTCTCATCGACCAAAAACAAGATAAAATCTCAGTTCGCTACGGCTTAACCAACGTCCATCTCAGTTGGATCAGCGATCGCGCCATTACCGATTATGTTGCCACAGGGGAACCTCTTCACTGTGCTGGTGGATTTGCCCTTGAAGGTCGAGGGGGGCTGTTTGTCGATAAACTTGAAGGCTGTCACAGTAACGTCATTGGCTTAAGTCTCCCCTTATTCCGAGAAATGCTAGCAGAATTCGGCTACACTATCAGTGACTTTTGGAAACCATGA
- a CDS encoding WecB/TagA/CpsF family glycosyltransferase, whose product MGQLSRRIINSQIHATSYTDACDQIMAWAKQKRSCYVIPANVHVVMTAFWQKHYQTVVNDAALVTPDGMPLVWGLRLLGVKGQQRVYGPDLMLACCDRAAKEKIPIYLYGSTSDVLAKLKDNLKQWYPNLIIAGSHSPPFRPLSPEETEEEIKQINDSGSAIVFVALGCPKQEVWMAQQVGNIQGVMIGVGAAFAFHSQQTAEAPRWLMKLGLEWLYRLATEPRRLWRRYLINNPAFLILFTLQFIQYWTLFLLGLKPENSSNNELTK is encoded by the coding sequence ATGGGACAGTTGAGCCGACGGATTATTAACAGCCAGATCCACGCCACCAGTTACACTGACGCTTGTGACCAGATTATGGCATGGGCAAAACAAAAACGCAGTTGTTATGTCATTCCTGCAAATGTTCATGTGGTGATGACCGCTTTCTGGCAAAAACACTATCAAACCGTTGTCAATGATGCAGCGTTAGTAACACCTGATGGAATGCCTTTAGTTTGGGGATTGCGATTATTAGGTGTAAAAGGACAACAGCGCGTGTATGGTCCTGATTTGATGTTAGCCTGCTGCGATCGCGCTGCAAAAGAAAAAATCCCGATCTATCTCTATGGCTCAACGTCTGATGTCCTTGCTAAACTGAAAGATAATTTGAAGCAATGGTATCCTAATCTGATAATTGCTGGGTCTCATTCTCCCCCCTTTCGCCCTCTCTCCCCCGAGGAAACAGAAGAGGAGATTAAACAGATTAATGATTCAGGAAGCGCGATCGTTTTTGTTGCTTTAGGTTGTCCGAAACAAGAAGTCTGGATGGCGCAACAAGTGGGAAACATTCAGGGCGTGATGATTGGTGTCGGTGCTGCATTTGCCTTTCACAGTCAACAAACTGCCGAAGCCCCTCGTTGGTTAATGAAATTAGGATTAGAATGGTTATATCGTTTAGCAACAGAACCGAGACGACTTTGGCGACGGTATCTGATCAATAATCCAGCCTTTTTAATTTTATTTACGTTGCAGTTCATTCAATATTGGACACTTTTTTTACTGGGATTAAAACCAGAAAATTCTTCAAACAATGAGCTTACAAAGTAG
- a CDS encoding class I SAM-dependent methyltransferase, with protein MSLQSSEKEREQKTQLFNLWAPFYDLLFPSVFYQALHLRVLDYLELPEKPYVLDLGCGTGRLLQRLAKSFPELSGVGLDFSPEMLRQARKKSRRYAPRLIYIQGDAANLPTATAQFDAVFNTISFLHYPDPKKVLSEVYRTLKPQGKYYLVDFVWKGEEDQIELGLETGKIRLYSFSQREKMGREIGFSSIDHHWLLASVGLTIFQKNSSNL; from the coding sequence ATGAGCTTACAAAGTAGTGAAAAAGAACGGGAACAAAAAACACAACTCTTTAACCTGTGGGCCCCATTTTACGACTTGCTTTTCCCTTCTGTTTTTTATCAAGCACTACATCTGAGAGTATTAGACTATCTAGAATTACCTGAAAAACCTTACGTTTTAGATTTAGGATGTGGAACAGGACGTTTATTACAACGACTCGCAAAATCTTTTCCCGAGTTATCTGGGGTGGGATTAGATTTCTCTCCTGAAATGTTACGTCAAGCCAGAAAAAAATCTCGCCGTTATGCCCCTCGTCTGATTTATATTCAAGGGGACGCAGCTAATTTACCCACAGCAACTGCTCAATTTGATGCGGTTTTTAATACCATCAGTTTTTTGCATTATCCAGACCCCAAAAAAGTCTTATCGGAAGTTTATCGCACCCTCAAGCCTCAAGGAAAATATTATTTAGTGGATTTTGTTTGGAAAGGCGAGGAAGATCAAATTGAACTCGGTCTTGAAACTGGGAAAATTCGTCTCTATAGTTTTTCTCAACGGGAAAAAATGGGTCGCGAAATTGGGTTTTCCTCGATCGATCATCATTGGTTACTAGCTTCAGTGGGACTCACGATTTTTCAAAAAAACTCCTCAAACTTATGA